The following coding sequences are from one Crateriforma spongiae window:
- the rpoB gene encoding DNA-directed RNA polymerase subunit beta yields MATTSKRRLEPTEIRRFGTGLGSFELPDLTALQTASYADFLQEEVEPQKRKDFGLESVLREIFPIESYDGNTTLEYLYYELGKPRYTSQECRQLRLTYGRPLRIWLRLNREEPHEEEVYLGDLPIMMGGGEFIINGAERVVVSQLHRSPGVDFVLEQDTTTDRKLPSCRVIPERGSWIEVNVTKKDSLTVRIDQSGKFAATTLLRAMDPRLSTDADLLNAFYETYTEKLDSSSAEKIEGRIAVDDIVYPRGHERAGEIFVEAGHRISKDVAEKIVTAEVKSVELMNAPKVPLIFNTLGEDNTASHEEALLRIYQRLRPGNPPQLEKAKTLFDEKFYDSNRYRLGKVGRFRLNRKLDLGVAESEMTLRPDDMIAAIRYLIDLFDPDTGAEIDDIDHLGNRRLRTIDELACEELRKGFLKLRRTVQERMSVKDAQDMTPRSLINPKSVSAAIDYFFGRGELSQVVDQTNPLSQLTHERRLSALGPGGLNRKRAGFEVRDVHISHYGRICPIETPEGTNIGLISSLAIFAGVDDYGFLVTPYRKVAEGKVTDDVVWLRADEESESYVAPADTEVKDGALVPGPNMIARFRSDFEIVQPTQVHYMDVAPAQMVGVSAGLIPFLEHDDANRALMGSNMQRQAVPLLVAEPPIVGTGMEREVAKNSSMVIRARRAGKVTRADATRIEIGSDHYELKKYQGLNERTCQNQKPLVTVGDKVEKGQIIADGAATRNGELALGRNVLVGFMSFEGFNYEDAIIISEELVRNDTYTSIHIEDFDVEIRETKLGREEFTRDIPNVSEKALAALDESGIVQVGTYVKPGDILVGKVSPKSKTELTPEEKLLHAIFGRAGEDVKNDSLEVPSGIEGIVIDTQKFSRRMSLSDEERKAFERELKETETTGNAEIASTFESFVRDLEEAAGKKLKDTTGTPLADGQDPKFVAERANVFRIDHVMDQVEDEEKKQAVHQVYKNQWGNVENALDNRDRKLNSMKRGDELRSGVLQMVKVYIATKRCISVGDKMAGRHGNKGVIAKILPIEDMPFLPDGTPIQIMLNPLGVPSRMNVGQILETHLGWAGAKMGFQAITPVFDGASEEDINKVLADAELPAHGKVRLRDGRTGEPMEQETTVGYIYMLKLHHLVDDKVHARSTGPYSLITQQPLGGKARFGGQRFGEMEVWALEAYGAAYILQELLTVKSDDVEGRTKIYESMVKGENTLEAGTPASFDVLTNEIRGLALNMQLEKRPI; encoded by the coding sequence ATGGCAACGACCAGCAAGCGACGCCTGGAACCGACCGAAATCCGCAGGTTTGGCACCGGCCTTGGAAGCTTCGAACTGCCAGATTTGACGGCCCTTCAAACCGCCTCGTATGCGGATTTCTTGCAGGAGGAAGTGGAGCCGCAGAAGCGAAAGGATTTTGGTCTAGAAAGTGTGCTTCGCGAAATCTTTCCGATCGAAAGCTACGACGGAAATACGACGCTGGAGTACCTGTACTACGAACTGGGCAAGCCCCGCTACACCAGTCAGGAATGTCGCCAGTTGCGACTGACCTACGGCCGGCCGCTGCGGATTTGGCTGCGGCTGAATCGCGAGGAACCGCACGAGGAAGAGGTCTACCTGGGCGACCTGCCGATCATGATGGGTGGCGGTGAATTCATCATCAACGGTGCCGAGCGAGTCGTCGTCAGCCAGTTGCACCGCAGCCCCGGTGTCGACTTTGTCTTGGAGCAAGACACGACGACCGACCGCAAGTTGCCCAGTTGCCGCGTGATCCCCGAGCGTGGTTCGTGGATCGAAGTCAACGTGACCAAGAAGGATTCGTTGACCGTCCGGATCGACCAGAGCGGTAAGTTCGCGGCGACCACGTTGCTGCGTGCGATGGACCCGCGTTTGTCGACCGACGCAGACCTGCTGAACGCATTCTACGAAACCTACACCGAGAAGCTGGACAGCAGTTCGGCCGAAAAGATCGAGGGCCGCATCGCCGTCGACGACATCGTGTACCCCCGTGGTCACGAACGTGCCGGTGAAATCTTTGTCGAAGCCGGTCACCGGATCAGCAAGGACGTTGCCGAAAAGATCGTCACCGCGGAGGTGAAGTCGGTCGAATTGATGAATGCCCCCAAGGTGCCGTTGATCTTCAACACCTTGGGTGAAGACAACACCGCCAGCCACGAAGAAGCGTTGCTGCGGATCTACCAGCGTCTGCGTCCGGGGAACCCGCCGCAACTGGAAAAGGCCAAGACGCTGTTCGATGAAAAGTTCTACGACAGCAACCGTTATCGCTTGGGCAAGGTCGGTCGCTTCCGCTTGAATCGCAAGCTGGATTTGGGCGTCGCCGAGTCGGAAATGACGCTGCGTCCGGACGACATGATCGCAGCGATACGCTACCTGATCGACTTGTTCGATCCGGACACCGGTGCGGAGATCGATGACATTGACCACTTGGGCAACCGTCGTCTGCGAACGATCGACGAATTGGCCTGCGAAGAACTGCGCAAGGGCTTCCTGAAGCTGCGCCGGACCGTCCAGGAACGGATGAGCGTCAAGGATGCCCAGGACATGACCCCGCGTTCGCTGATCAATCCGAAGAGCGTTTCGGCGGCGATCGATTACTTCTTCGGTCGTGGCGAACTTTCCCAGGTCGTCGACCAGACCAACCCGTTGTCACAGCTGACTCACGAACGACGTTTGTCGGCGTTGGGTCCGGGCGGTTTGAACCGGAAACGTGCGGGCTTCGAAGTCCGGGACGTCCACATTTCTCACTACGGTCGAATTTGTCCGATTGAAACGCCGGAAGGCACGAACATCGGTCTGATCAGTTCGTTGGCGATCTTCGCCGGCGTCGATGATTACGGTTTCTTGGTCACGCCCTATCGCAAGGTCGCCGAAGGGAAGGTCACCGACGACGTCGTTTGGCTGCGTGCCGACGAAGAAAGCGAGTCTTACGTCGCTCCGGCTGATACCGAGGTCAAGGACGGCGCGTTGGTGCCGGGGCCGAACATGATCGCCCGCTTCCGCAGCGACTTTGAAATTGTGCAGCCGACTCAGGTCCACTACATGGACGTCGCCCCGGCCCAGATGGTCGGTGTTTCGGCCGGTCTGATTCCTTTCCTGGAACACGACGACGCGAACCGCGCGTTGATGGGGTCGAACATGCAGCGGCAAGCCGTGCCGCTGTTGGTCGCCGAACCCCCGATCGTCGGCACCGGGATGGAGCGCGAAGTCGCCAAGAACAGTTCGATGGTCATCCGTGCTCGGCGAGCCGGGAAGGTGACCCGCGCCGATGCGACCCGAATCGAAATCGGCAGCGACCACTACGAGCTGAAGAAATACCAGGGTCTGAACGAGCGGACCTGCCAAAACCAGAAGCCGCTGGTCACGGTCGGTGACAAGGTCGAAAAGGGCCAAATCATCGCCGACGGTGCCGCCACGCGGAACGGCGAATTGGCGCTTGGCCGAAACGTCTTGGTCGGGTTCATGTCTTTCGAAGGCTTCAATTACGAAGACGCGATCATCATCAGCGAAGAACTGGTTCGCAACGACACGTACACGTCGATCCACATCGAAGACTTCGACGTGGAGATTCGCGAAACCAAGCTGGGTCGCGAAGAATTCACTCGCGATATTCCCAACGTTTCCGAAAAAGCGTTGGCCGCGTTGGACGAAAGTGGCATCGTTCAGGTCGGAACCTATGTGAAGCCGGGTGACATCCTGGTCGGCAAGGTTTCACCGAAGTCGAAGACGGAATTGACGCCGGAAGAAAAACTGTTGCACGCGATCTTTGGTCGTGCCGGTGAAGACGTGAAGAACGATTCGCTGGAAGTCCCCTCGGGGATCGAAGGGATCGTCATCGACACCCAGAAGTTCTCGCGTCGTATGAGTCTGTCGGACGAAGAACGCAAGGCGTTCGAGCGTGAGCTGAAGGAGACCGAAACGACGGGCAACGCGGAAATCGCCAGCACCTTCGAATCGTTCGTTCGCGACCTTGAAGAAGCGGCCGGCAAAAAGCTGAAGGACACCACCGGGACCCCGCTGGCCGACGGCCAAGATCCCAAGTTCGTCGCCGAACGGGCCAACGTGTTCCGCATCGACCACGTCATGGACCAAGTCGAAGACGAGGAAAAGAAGCAAGCCGTCCACCAGGTTTACAAAAACCAGTGGGGGAACGTCGAAAACGCGCTGGATAACCGCGACCGCAAGCTGAACAGCATGAAGCGGGGGGATGAACTTCGCAGCGGCGTGTTGCAGATGGTCAAGGTTTACATCGCGACCAAGCGTTGCATCAGCGTCGGCGACAAGATGGCCGGTCGTCACGGGAACAAGGGTGTGATCGCCAAAATCTTGCCGATCGAAGACATGCCCTTCCTGCCCGACGGCACGCCGATCCAAATCATGTTGAACCCGCTGGGCGTTCCCAGCCGGATGAACGTGGGTCAGATTTTGGAAACCCACTTGGGCTGGGCCGGTGCCAAGATGGGCTTCCAAGCGATCACGCCGGTGTTCGACGGTGCCAGCGAAGAAGACATCAACAAGGTGTTGGCCGACGCCGAATTGCCCGCTCACGGTAAGGTTCGACTGCGTGACGGTCGCACCGGTGAACCGATGGAGCAGGAAACCACGGTGGGTTACATCTACATGTTGAAGCTGCACCACTTGGTCGACGACAAGGTTCACGCACGTTCCACGGGCCCGTATTCGTTGATCACCCAGCAACCGCTGGGCGGCAAGGCTCGCTTCGGCGGCCAACGTTTCGGGGAAATGGAAGTCTGGGCACTGGAAGCTTACGGTGCCGCTTACATCCTGCAGGAACTGTTGACGGTGAAGTCCGACGACGTCGAAGGTCGTACGAAGATCTACGAATCGATGGTCAAGGGCGAAAACACGTTGGAAGCCGGCACGCCCGCCAGCTTTGACGTGTTGACCAATGAAATCCGCGGCCTGGCGTTGAACATGCAGCTGGAGAAACGCCCGATCTGA
- the rpoC gene encoding DNA-directed RNA polymerase subunit beta', with amino-acid sequence MSIGETSNYDRINDYASVRISLARPQDIKSWSFGEVKKPETINYRTYRPEKDGLFCERIFGPEKDWECACGKYRGMKYKGMICDRCGVKVTHSRVRRKRMGHIELAAPVVHIWFFKAMPSRLGNLLAMKTSSLEKVIYFQDYVVIDKGSTDLEEQQLLTEEEYRAARTQYGPGSFEADMGAEAVRKLLNKLNLVELSEQLRKELDETGSKQKKKDLINRLKIVESIRDSDNRPEWMVLDVIPVIPPDLRPLVLLDSGNFATSDLNDLYRRIINRNNRLRKLVDLNAPEVIIRNEKRMLQQSVDALFDNNRCKRPVLGSSNRPLKSLTDMIKGKQGRFRENLLGKRVDYSARSVIVVGPRLKLHQCGLPKKIALELYQPFIIRRLKELGHADTIKSAKKMLERKDEEVWDILEQVITNHPVLLNRAPTLHRMGIQAFEPTLVEGNAIHLHPLVCKGFNADFDGDQMAVHLPLSIEAQVEAHTLMMSTNNVFAPSNGKPIMSPSQDIVMGCYYATCELPGRPGEGMVFGTFEEVEMALAQGKVELHTKIKMRLPKYQRLKTEDDSAKYGAVIETTPGRVRFNEMLPKGMDFYNKAMRSGDLAESISDCYQRLGRRATIHLLDDMMQMGFRESTRSGLSFATDDLVTPETKQDYIKSAEKEVMKYKKAYDRGQMTGKERYNQVLDAWTNAREAITKDMMDAMENDIREGGWYINPVYLMSHSGARGGIAQIRQLAGMRGLMAKPTGEIIETPIKANFREGLSVLEYFSSTHGARKGLADTALKTADSGYLTRKLADVAQNVVITMEDCGTTQGITKGVVYRGEKVEVRLADSINGRVSLQSIVNPVTDEVIVAEGEMITPVIARKIEAMGLEKIQVRSPMCCDAPLGVCRRCYGMDMSTGAMVEEGMAVGIIAAQSIGEPGTQLTMRTFHIGGSVSKQVEESDIKSKKAGKIRLTRMRSVTNANGRDIALTRNGEIMLVDDRDREIESYEVPLGSTLMVQDGDSVTAGQILCEWNPYAIPILSETTGKIRFEDVVDGETARTEREASGNERVMIIDHKGDLHPQIVIEDEDGKPLDVQYLPERASISVKEGAEVTPGTVLAEMPREGGGVHDITGGLPRVTEIFEARKPKDPAVIAEVDGEVEILTERKRGKRTIIVRSESGIEREHLVPHGKHFLVHSGDIVKAGQALVDGPLVPHDILRVSGEEAVQQYLLHEIQQVYQSQRVEINDKHAEIIIARMLRKVKIETSGDTNLLPGLVMDRFQFRQANQELSGRIKIKDPGDSDFTEGQIIPKDLLEQTNAEIEALGGTPAKGKRPKSATASTQLLGITKAAVQSNSFISAASFQETTKVLTEAALAGKVDRLVGLKENVILGHLIPAGTGFRVFQESEVNYRREALEELANAPAQMMEESFPLLSEGADASSAAEGATPQPAPGELGSTGETLDSHSGGQD; translated from the coding sequence ATGAGCATCGGCGAAACCAGCAATTACGATCGCATCAACGATTACGCCAGCGTTCGGATCTCGCTTGCCCGTCCCCAGGACATCAAAAGTTGGTCGTTCGGCGAAGTCAAAAAGCCGGAAACGATCAACTACCGGACTTATCGTCCGGAAAAAGACGGACTGTTTTGCGAACGGATTTTCGGACCTGAAAAGGACTGGGAATGCGCCTGCGGTAAATACCGTGGGATGAAATACAAGGGCATGATCTGTGATCGTTGTGGCGTGAAAGTCACACACAGCCGTGTCCGCCGTAAGCGAATGGGCCACATCGAATTGGCCGCTCCGGTCGTGCACATTTGGTTCTTCAAAGCCATGCCGTCGCGATTGGGCAACCTGTTGGCGATGAAGACCAGTTCGCTGGAAAAGGTCATCTACTTCCAAGATTACGTCGTGATCGACAAGGGATCGACGGACCTGGAAGAACAGCAGCTGTTGACCGAAGAGGAATACCGCGCCGCGCGGACGCAGTACGGACCCGGTTCGTTCGAAGCCGACATGGGTGCCGAAGCGGTCCGCAAGCTGTTGAACAAGTTGAATTTGGTCGAACTGTCCGAGCAGTTGCGCAAAGAGCTGGATGAGACCGGCAGCAAGCAAAAGAAAAAGGACTTGATCAACCGGCTGAAGATCGTTGAATCGATCCGTGACAGCGACAACCGTCCGGAATGGATGGTGCTGGACGTGATCCCCGTGATCCCGCCGGATCTGCGTCCGCTGGTCTTGTTGGACAGTGGCAACTTCGCCACCAGCGATTTGAATGACCTGTACCGCCGGATCATCAACCGAAACAACCGGCTGCGCAAGCTGGTCGATCTGAACGCGCCGGAAGTCATCATTCGCAACGAAAAGCGGATGTTGCAGCAGTCCGTCGATGCGTTGTTCGACAACAACCGCTGCAAGCGTCCGGTGTTGGGTTCGTCCAATCGCCCGCTGAAATCCTTGACCGACATGATCAAGGGGAAACAAGGTCGATTCCGAGAAAACCTGTTGGGCAAGCGTGTCGATTACTCGGCACGTAGCGTGATCGTGGTCGGTCCGCGTTTGAAGCTGCACCAGTGTGGTTTGCCCAAAAAGATCGCGCTGGAACTGTACCAGCCGTTCATCATCCGTCGCCTGAAGGAACTGGGCCACGCCGACACGATCAAGTCGGCCAAGAAGATGCTGGAACGGAAGGATGAAGAGGTCTGGGATATCCTGGAACAAGTCATCACCAACCACCCCGTGTTGCTGAACCGGGCACCGACGCTTCACCGGATGGGTATCCAAGCGTTCGAACCGACCTTGGTCGAAGGCAACGCGATCCACTTGCACCCGTTGGTTTGCAAAGGTTTCAACGCCGACTTCGACGGTGACCAGATGGCGGTCCACTTGCCGCTTTCGATCGAAGCCCAGGTGGAAGCCCACACGTTGATGATGTCGACCAACAACGTGTTCGCGCCGTCCAACGGTAAGCCGATCATGAGTCCGTCGCAGGACATCGTCATGGGTTGCTATTACGCGACCTGTGAATTGCCCGGTCGTCCCGGCGAAGGCATGGTGTTCGGGACGTTCGAAGAAGTCGAAATGGCTTTGGCCCAGGGCAAGGTGGAACTGCATACGAAGATCAAGATGCGGTTGCCCAAGTACCAACGTCTGAAAACTGAAGACGACAGCGCCAAATACGGTGCGGTTATTGAAACCACGCCGGGCCGCGTTCGCTTCAACGAAATGCTGCCCAAGGGCATGGACTTCTACAACAAGGCCATGCGAAGCGGTGATTTGGCCGAATCGATCAGTGATTGTTACCAACGGTTGGGGCGTCGCGCGACGATCCACTTGTTGGACGACATGATGCAGATGGGCTTCCGCGAATCGACCCGCAGCGGTTTGTCCTTCGCGACCGACGACTTGGTGACCCCCGAAACCAAGCAGGACTACATCAAGTCCGCGGAAAAGGAGGTCATGAAGTACAAGAAGGCCTATGACCGCGGTCAAATGACCGGCAAGGAACGTTACAACCAGGTCTTGGACGCTTGGACCAACGCCCGCGAAGCCATCACCAAGGACATGATGGACGCGATGGAAAACGACATCCGCGAAGGCGGTTGGTACATCAACCCGGTGTACCTGATGTCACACTCCGGTGCTCGTGGTGGTATCGCTCAGATTCGACAGTTGGCCGGGATGCGTGGTCTGATGGCCAAGCCCACCGGTGAAATCATCGAAACGCCCATTAAGGCGAACTTCCGTGAAGGCCTGTCGGTGCTGGAATACTTCAGTTCCACCCACGGTGCCCGAAAGGGTCTGGCCGATACCGCGCTGAAGACCGCCGACAGTGGTTACCTGACTCGGAAATTGGCCGACGTCGCGCAGAACGTCGTCATCACGATGGAAGACTGTGGCACCACCCAAGGGATCACCAAGGGTGTGGTGTACCGCGGCGAAAAGGTCGAAGTCCGCTTGGCCGATTCGATTAACGGTCGCGTCAGCCTGCAGTCGATCGTCAACCCGGTGACCGACGAAGTCATCGTGGCCGAAGGCGAAATGATCACTCCGGTCATTGCACGCAAGATCGAAGCGATGGGATTGGAAAAGATCCAAGTCCGGTCGCCCATGTGCTGCGATGCTCCGCTGGGGGTCTGTCGCCGCTGCTACGGCATGGACATGTCCACCGGTGCGATGGTCGAAGAAGGCATGGCCGTCGGTATCATCGCCGCCCAGTCGATCGGTGAACCCGGTACTCAGCTGACCATGCGGACGTTCCACATCGGTGGTTCGGTGTCCAAACAGGTCGAAGAATCCGACATCAAGTCGAAGAAGGCCGGGAAGATTCGTTTGACCCGGATGCGAAGCGTCACCAACGCCAATGGCCGCGACATCGCGTTGACGCGAAACGGCGAAATCATGTTGGTCGATGACCGCGATCGTGAAATCGAATCGTACGAAGTCCCGCTCGGGTCGACCTTGATGGTCCAGGACGGCGATTCCGTCACGGCTGGTCAAATCTTGTGCGAATGGAACCCGTATGCGATTCCGATTTTGTCAGAAACGACCGGGAAGATTCGTTTCGAGGACGTCGTCGATGGCGAAACCGCGCGGACCGAACGCGAAGCGTCCGGTAACGAACGGGTGATGATCATTGACCACAAAGGTGACCTGCACCCGCAGATCGTCATCGAAGACGAAGACGGCAAGCCGCTGGATGTCCAGTACCTGCCGGAGCGTGCGTCGATCAGCGTTAAGGAAGGTGCGGAAGTCACCCCCGGTACGGTCCTGGCCGAAATGCCGCGTGAAGGCGGTGGTGTCCACGACATCACCGGTGGTCTGCCTCGGGTCACCGAAATCTTCGAAGCTCGTAAGCCCAAGGATCCGGCCGTGATCGCCGAGGTCGATGGCGAGGTCGAGATTTTGACCGAACGCAAACGCGGCAAGCGGACGATCATCGTTCGCAGCGAATCCGGGATCGAACGTGAGCACTTGGTGCCGCACGGGAAGCACTTCCTGGTGCACAGCGGCGACATCGTCAAAGCCGGACAGGCACTGGTCGATGGCCCGTTGGTCCCGCACGACATCCTACGTGTCAGTGGCGAGGAAGCCGTGCAGCAATATTTGTTGCACGAAATCCAGCAGGTGTACCAATCGCAGCGTGTGGAAATCAACGATAAGCACGCCGAAATCATCATCGCGCGAATGCTGCGGAAGGTGAAGATCGAAACCAGCGGCGACACCAACCTGTTGCCCGGCTTGGTCATGGACCGGTTCCAGTTCCGTCAAGCAAACCAGGAACTTTCCGGTCGCATCAAGATCAAGGATCCCGGCGACAGCGATTTCACCGAAGGTCAGATCATCCCGAAGGATTTGTTGGAACAAACCAACGCCGAAATCGAAGCCTTGGGCGGCACACCCGCCAAGGGCAAGCGGCCCAAGAGTGCGACCGCATCGACTCAGTTGCTGGGGATCACCAAGGCGGCGGTTCAGTCCAACAGTTTCATCAGTGCTGCGTCGTTCCAAGAAACCACCAAGGTGCTGACCGAGGCCGCGTTGGCCGGAAAGGTCGACCGTCTGGTGGGTCTGAAGGAAAACGTGATTTTGGGTCACCTGATTCCGGCCGGTACTGGTTTCCGCGTCTTCCAGGAATCCGAGGTGAACTATCGCCGCGAAGCTCTGGAGGAACTGGCCAACGCCCCGGCACAGATGATGGAAGAAAGCTTCCCGCTGCTTAGCGAGGGCGCCGACGCGTCATCGGCCGCCGAAGGTGCAACGCCACAGCCCGCACCCGGCGAATTGGGTTCGACCGGCGAGACGCTGGACAGCCACAGCGGCGGACAAGACTGA
- a CDS encoding cytochrome c3 family protein has translation MQRFLFPRWVNPFLAVLGLAAIGGAGYAAVMGGLITDPETLNVGYKPEQPVPFSHALHAGQLKMDCRYCHNTVFDAAHAAVPPTATCINCHSPANADGQTALAAVRTDSPKLLPIHESWLTGKSVAWKRVHNLPEYVYFNHAAHVNSGVSCKTCHGRIDQMEVVYQHEQLSMAWCIDCHRNFKKELRPQEFVTKLDWQPPADWDEEAIEAHVQEFNINPQVHCAVCHR, from the coding sequence ATGCAACGGTTTCTGTTTCCCCGCTGGGTCAACCCTTTTCTAGCGGTGCTCGGTTTGGCCGCAATCGGCGGCGCGGGCTATGCCGCGGTGATGGGCGGTTTGATCACCGACCCTGAAACGCTGAACGTCGGATACAAGCCGGAACAACCGGTGCCGTTCAGCCACGCGCTGCACGCCGGCCAGTTGAAGATGGATTGTCGCTATTGCCACAACACCGTCTTCGATGCGGCCCACGCGGCGGTGCCTCCGACGGCGACGTGCATCAATTGCCACAGCCCGGCCAATGCCGACGGGCAAACCGCACTGGCGGCGGTGCGCACCGACAGTCCCAAGTTGTTGCCGATCCACGAAAGCTGGTTGACGGGCAAAAGCGTCGCTTGGAAACGGGTGCACAACCTGCCGGAATACGTTTACTTCAACCACGCGGCCCACGTGAATTCCGGGGTCAGTTGCAAGACGTGTCACGGTCGGATCGACCAGATGGAAGTCGTCTATCAGCACGAACAACTGTCGATGGCGTGGTGCATCGATTGTCACCGCAATTTCAAGAAGGAACTGCGGCCCCAAGAGTTTGTCACCAAGTTGGACTGGCAGCCGCCGGCCGACTGGGATGAAGAAGCCATTGAGGCTCACGTCCAGGAATTCAATATCAATCCACAAGTCCACTGTGCGGTGTGTCACCGCTGA